From Anaerohalosphaera lusitana, one genomic window encodes:
- the fabG gene encoding 3-oxoacyl-[acyl-carrier-protein] reductase, translated as MSDKRLAVVTGAARGIGRAIVMELLNQGHDVVGLDINTEQLAELEKASGEAGYQVKTAAVDITDTAKLTETLTQIDKDGGGIGILVNNAGITRDKLMMQMDEDDYDILMSVNLRAAFMATKAVLRSMIRNKFGRIINISSVAGVMGQAGSANYAASKSGLIGMSKSIAREVGKKGVTANCIAPGFIQTEMTEVLADAVKKAAMQAIPMKKLGKPEDIAKTVAFLASDDAGYITGQVLCVDGGMAM; from the coding sequence ATGTCTGATAAGAGATTAGCAGTCGTCACAGGTGCCGCAAGAGGCATCGGACGAGCGATAGTAATGGAACTTCTGAATCAGGGCCACGATGTTGTTGGTCTGGACATTAATACAGAACAGCTCGCTGAGCTTGAGAAAGCGTCCGGCGAGGCGGGTTATCAGGTCAAGACCGCAGCGGTTGACATAACAGACACTGCGAAGCTGACCGAAACTCTGACCCAGATCGACAAAGACGGCGGCGGGATCGGTATTCTCGTCAACAACGCCGGGATTACCAGGGATAAACTGATGATGCAGATGGACGAGGACGACTATGATATTCTGATGTCCGTCAATCTGCGTGCGGCGTTTATGGCGACCAAGGCTGTATTGCGATCGATGATCCGGAACAAGTTCGGCAGAATCATCAATATCAGCTCCGTTGCAGGCGTGATGGGGCAGGCAGGTTCGGCCAACTATGCGGCTAGCAAGTCGGGTTTGATCGGTATGTCGAAGTCTATCGCACGCGAAGTGGGCAAGAAAGGCGTAACCGCCAACTGTATCGCACCGGGCTTTATACAGACAGAGATGACGGAAGTACTCGCTGATGCGGTCAAGAAGGCTGCAATGCAGGCTATACCCATGAAAAAGCTCGGTAAACCCGAAGATATTGCGAAAACAGTAGCATTTCTTGCAAGCGATGACGCAGGGTACATCACAGGGCAGGTGCTCTGCGTTGACGGCGGGATGGCAATGTAA
- the acpP gene encoding acyl carrier protein, with the protein MDVAQIEAKVIEIVSEQMGVDKSEVTRDTSFINDLNADSLDTVELVMEFEDAFDTSIPDEEAEKIQTVGAAIDYIVKVANENE; encoded by the coding sequence ATTGATGTTGCACAGATCGAAGCCAAGGTGATCGAGATCGTAAGCGAACAGATGGGTGTCGATAAGAGCGAAGTTACTCGCGACACTTCCTTCATCAATGATCTTAATGCGGATTCGCTGGACACTGTCGAGCTCGTCATGGAATTTGAAGATGCTTTTGATACGAGCATTCCTGATGAAGAAGCTGAGAAGATCCAGACGGTTGGAGCGGCTATTGACTATATCGTTAAGGTCGCCAACGAGAACGAATAA
- the fabF gene encoding beta-ketoacyl-ACP synthase II: MSRRRVVITGLGCVTSLASSSDKLFASLCEGKSGISKIECFDTAEYPVKFGGEVKDFEISEWISTREGRRMDRFTQMALASAIQAVEDSGLKFEGEDAERTSVIIGSGIGGLKEIEEQHIRLLEKGPRKVSPFCVPKLMGNAASGCVSIHYGLKGPNMCVVTACASAGNAIGEAFYNVLSGRSDISVTGGSEAALTPIGLASFCSLKSLSTRNDDPTNASRPFDKDRDGFVLSEGAGIVVIEEYEHAKKRGADIYCELLGYGATGDAHHITAPEPEGLGAGEAMKLALKDSGLNPGQIDYINAHGTSTQLNDVAESKAIRKVFGDDAYNLAVSSTKSCLGHLLGASGGVELIATSKAIKESVIPPTANLENVDPECDVKMDFVPKDAREKEVNYAMSNSLGFGGHNCSLVVGKV; the protein is encoded by the coding sequence ATGAGCAGACGTCGAGTAGTAATAACAGGTTTGGGCTGTGTAACGTCGCTGGCTTCATCTTCGGATAAGCTTTTCGCCTCACTTTGTGAAGGCAAGAGCGGAATATCCAAGATCGAATGCTTCGACACCGCAGAATACCCCGTCAAGTTCGGTGGCGAAGTCAAGGACTTTGAGATCTCCGAATGGATAAGTACCCGCGAAGGCAGACGAATGGACCGTTTCACGCAGATGGCACTTGCCTCTGCTATTCAGGCTGTCGAAGACAGCGGGTTGAAGTTTGAGGGTGAAGACGCCGAACGGACCAGTGTGATCATCGGTTCGGGCATTGGAGGCCTCAAGGAGATCGAAGAGCAGCACATCAGATTGCTTGAAAAGGGACCGAGGAAGGTATCGCCCTTCTGTGTTCCGAAGCTGATGGGCAACGCAGCGAGCGGGTGTGTTTCTATACACTATGGGCTCAAGGGCCCGAACATGTGTGTGGTGACTGCATGTGCTTCTGCGGGTAATGCGATTGGTGAAGCTTTCTACAATGTTCTGTCCGGCCGAAGTGATATTTCGGTTACGGGCGGCAGTGAAGCAGCTCTTACGCCGATCGGTCTTGCTTCGTTCTGCTCTTTGAAATCGCTCAGTACGCGTAACGATGATCCGACCAATGCATCACGTCCGTTTGATAAGGATCGTGACGGTTTTGTGCTTTCCGAAGGTGCCGGCATCGTCGTCATCGAGGAATACGAGCACGCCAAAAAACGCGGTGCTGATATTTACTGCGAACTGCTTGGGTATGGCGCGACTGGTGACGCTCATCATATTACAGCACCTGAGCCGGAAGGTCTCGGAGCTGGTGAGGCTATGAAGCTGGCACTGAAGGACAGCGGTCTCAATCCCGGGCAGATCGACTATATCAACGCTCACGGGACAAGTACGCAGTTGAATGATGTCGCTGAAAGCAAGGCTATTCGTAAGGTTTTCGGTGACGACGCTTACAATTTGGCTGTCAGTTCTACTAAGAGCTGTCTTGGTCACCTGCTGGGTGCCAGCGGCGGTGTTGAGCTGATCGCGACATCCAAGGCGATCAAGGAAAGTGTGATACCTCCTACTGCGAACCTTGAAAACGTCGATCCGGAATGTGACGTCAAAATGGACTTTGTGCCAAAGGATGCTCGAGAGAAGGAAGTCAACTACGCGATGAGTAATTCGCTTGGTTTCGGCGGACATAACTGCAGTCTGGTAGTCGGCAAGGTGTGA
- a CDS encoding ISL3 family transposase produces MTGQHLIKKLGQWEGYRVGTVGPAKKGREFWVELIPENGFGTCDGCGQECSSVHETVQRWIRDLPVFDKTTHLLVHRRRLLCPRCGPKLERISWLDRYSRHTTRLVESVARLCDVMSIKHVSEYFSLSWSTVKDIHKRHLKKKLGPVDLSNVELLAMDEFAIQKGHRYATVIIDPTCKKVLWVGRGRSRASIRPFFEMLGDRCKDIKAVAMDMNASFEQEVQLHCPQAEIVYDLFHVVAKYGREVIDRVRVDQANRLRDDKPARRVIKGSRWLLLRNRENIEKPEDLVRLDELLAANESLMTTYVMKDDLKLLWNLSDRKAAESCWGQWLDRAMQSGIEPLMKFAKRLSKYAAGIIAHSRWPLHTSLLEGINNKIKTIKRQAYGYRDDEYFFLRIRAAFPGIP; encoded by the coding sequence TTGACTGGACAACATCTTATCAAAAAACTCGGCCAATGGGAAGGATATCGTGTTGGAACTGTTGGGCCTGCTAAGAAAGGCCGTGAATTCTGGGTCGAATTGATCCCGGAAAATGGATTCGGAACCTGTGACGGCTGCGGCCAGGAATGCAGCAGCGTTCACGAGACCGTCCAGCGTTGGATCCGCGATCTGCCGGTCTTCGACAAGACTACCCACCTGCTCGTTCACCGAAGGCGTCTGCTGTGCCCCAGATGCGGGCCGAAGCTTGAACGAATCTCCTGGCTGGACCGTTACAGCCGCCACACCACCCGGCTGGTAGAATCGGTCGCCCGGCTGTGTGATGTGATGAGCATAAAGCATGTGTCTGAGTATTTTTCGCTGTCCTGGTCGACCGTCAAGGACATCCACAAGCGTCATCTCAAGAAGAAGCTCGGCCCTGTCGACCTGTCAAATGTCGAGCTGCTGGCGATGGATGAATTTGCCATTCAAAAGGGCCACAGATATGCAACGGTCATCATCGACCCGACCTGCAAGAAAGTGCTCTGGGTGGGACGAGGGCGTTCGAGAGCCTCTATCAGGCCATTCTTCGAAATGCTCGGCGACCGCTGCAAAGACATCAAAGCAGTAGCGATGGACATGAACGCCAGCTTCGAGCAGGAGGTTCAGCTGCATTGTCCGCAGGCTGAAATAGTTTATGATCTGTTCCATGTCGTGGCCAAGTACGGCCGTGAAGTTATCGATCGGGTCAGGGTCGATCAGGCCAATCGGCTGAGAGACGACAAGCCCGCTCGCAGGGTGATCAAGGGTTCGCGATGGCTGCTGCTTCGCAATCGTGAGAACATCGAAAAGCCCGAGGATCTGGTTCGCCTCGATGAGCTGCTGGCAGCCAACGAATCGCTGATGACGACCTATGTGATGAAGGACGATCTCAAGCTGCTGTGGAATCTGAGCGATCGCAAGGCCGCCGAATCGTGCTGGGGTCAGTGGCTCGATCGAGCCATGCAAAGCGGGATTGAGCCGCTGATGAAGTTTGCCAAAAGGCTGAGCAAATACGCCGCCGGAATCATCGCACACAGCAGATGGCCGCTGCATACGTCACTGCTGGAGGGGATCAATAACAAGATCAAAACCATCAAGCGACAGGCATACGGCTACCGAGACGATGAATATTTCTTCCTGAGAATAAGAGCAGCATTCCCCGGTATTCCGTGA
- a CDS encoding RHS repeat-associated core domain-containing protein, with product MAVYYWYHYDGLGSVVALSNSSGSIVEKYSYDAFGVTTIHSPVNGIWGDGDDVTLSSSAYGNPYMYTGRRYDPETGLYYYRARMYSPTLGRFLQPDPIGYADGMNMYTYVGNNPLNFVDPWGLCGKDHDEAETEEILAEVRAFPWHPS from the coding sequence TTGGCGGTATACTACTGGTACCACTACGATGGACTCGGCAGCGTGGTTGCTCTTTCAAATTCCAGCGGCAGCATCGTCGAAAAGTACTCCTACGATGCGTTCGGTGTGACCACTATCCATTCGCCGGTCAATGGCATCTGGGGTGACGGGGACGATGTTACACTTTCAAGCTCAGCATACGGCAACCCCTACATGTACACCGGCAGACGCTACGATCCCGAGACCGGCCTGTACTACTACCGCGCCCGCATGTACAGCCCAACCCTCGGCCGATTCCTCCAGCCCGACCCCATAGGCTACGCCGACGGCATGAATATGTACACATACGTCGGAAATAATCCGCTTAACTTTGTGGATCCGTGGGGGTTGTGTGGAAAAGATCATGATGAAGCAGAGACCGAAGAGATATTAGCTGAGGTAAGAGCTTTCCCTTGGCACCCATCGTAG